From Thermoleophilaceae bacterium, the proteins below share one genomic window:
- the rlmN gene encoding 23S rRNA (adenine(2503)-C(2))-methyltransferase RlmN: protein MDLKLLESTLAERGEPGFRAGQVWEWTARGAASYDEMTNLPASLRERLAGELPFSTLELVDEALARDGTEKALFRTHDGRPVEAVLMRYRDGRRSLCLSSQSGCPLTCTFCATGRMKFGRNLTASEILDQALHFRRKEDVNHAVFMGMGEPMMNLDNVLAACERLPDIGITSRRTAISTVGWIPGIERMTSEGPPVRLALSLHAADEALRSQLMPVNDRYPLPDVLEACLRWWEARRQPVFVEYLMLDGVNDRYEQAVQLAEALEPREAFKVNLIPYNPTEAGYSGSTRGAIDAFRAALEEHGLRATVRLTRGRDIDAACGQLAARNG, encoded by the coding sequence ATGGACCTGAAGCTGCTCGAGAGCACGCTCGCCGAGCGCGGTGAGCCGGGTTTCCGCGCCGGGCAGGTGTGGGAATGGACCGCGCGCGGGGCCGCGTCGTACGACGAGATGACGAACCTGCCGGCCTCGCTGCGCGAGAGGCTTGCCGGTGAGCTGCCCTTCTCCACGCTCGAGCTCGTGGACGAAGCGCTCGCCCGCGACGGCACGGAGAAGGCGCTCTTCAGAACCCACGACGGCCGGCCGGTGGAGGCGGTGCTCATGCGCTACCGGGACGGCCGGCGCTCGCTCTGCCTGTCGAGCCAGTCGGGTTGCCCGCTCACGTGCACGTTCTGCGCTACCGGCCGCATGAAGTTCGGCCGCAACCTCACGGCGTCCGAGATCCTCGACCAGGCGCTCCACTTCCGCCGCAAGGAGGACGTGAACCACGCGGTGTTCATGGGCATGGGCGAGCCGATGATGAACCTCGACAACGTGCTGGCCGCGTGCGAGCGGCTGCCGGACATCGGCATAACGTCCCGCCGCACCGCGATCTCCACGGTCGGCTGGATCCCCGGCATCGAGCGGATGACCAGCGAGGGGCCGCCGGTGCGACTCGCGCTGTCGCTTCACGCGGCGGACGAGGCGCTGCGCTCACAGCTCATGCCCGTGAACGACCGCTATCCGCTGCCGGACGTGCTCGAGGCGTGCCTGCGCTGGTGGGAGGCGCGCCGGCAGCCGGTGTTCGTGGAGTACCTGATGCTGGACGGCGTGAACGACCGCTACGAGCAGGCGGTGCAGCTCGCCGAGGCGCTCGAGCCGCGCGAGGCGTTCAAGGTGAACCTCATCCCCTACAACCCCACGGAGGCGGGCTACAGCGGCTCAACCCGCGGCGCGATCGATGCCTTCCGCGCGGCGCTCGAGGAGCACGGCCTGCGGGCCACCGTCAGGCTCACGCGGGGGCGCGACATCGACGCCGCCTGCGGGCAGCTGGCCGCACGCAACGGGTAG
- the hisC gene encoding histidinol-phosphate transaminase — protein sequence MSLEFTRRALSIPFYPAADTYKFDGELVKLASNETPWAPHAAVLEAVEAALHNLNRYPDPSASQLRHRIADRYGVAVSGVAVGNGSCDILLAAAEAMLEPGAEILYAWPSFSMYPHLAAMTGARAVTVPLDSDGRHDLEAMAREITAATRIVLVCNPNNPTATALPVEKIDEFVASVPRHVAVILDEAYVEFSLMQDADDSIPLLKRHPNLVVLRTFSKVYGLCGLRVGYALCSEDFRIGVDRVRQPFTVNMLAQAAAAEAILHQDEVARRVERTAIERLFVQDELAERGLKATESHANFSWVSIGDRDEAAVMSGLSERGVIVRAGTALGEKGRLRVTYGTRHENERFLAALDEVLAGL from the coding sequence ATGAGCCTGGAATTCACGCGACGCGCGCTGTCGATCCCGTTCTACCCGGCGGCCGACACCTACAAGTTCGACGGCGAGCTTGTGAAGCTCGCCTCCAACGAGACGCCGTGGGCGCCGCACGCCGCCGTGCTCGAGGCGGTGGAGGCGGCACTGCACAACCTCAACCGCTATCCGGACCCGAGCGCGTCCCAGCTCCGGCACCGGATCGCGGACCGCTATGGCGTGGCGGTATCCGGCGTGGCCGTGGGAAACGGCTCGTGCGACATCCTGCTCGCCGCCGCGGAGGCGATGCTCGAGCCGGGCGCCGAGATCCTCTACGCGTGGCCGTCCTTCTCGATGTATCCGCACCTGGCGGCGATGACGGGGGCGAGGGCGGTCACGGTGCCGCTCGACTCAGACGGCAGGCACGACCTCGAGGCGATGGCGCGAGAGATCACGGCGGCCACGCGGATCGTGCTCGTGTGCAACCCGAACAACCCCACCGCCACCGCGCTGCCGGTCGAGAAGATCGACGAGTTCGTGGCGAGCGTGCCACGTCACGTGGCGGTGATCCTCGACGAGGCATACGTGGAGTTCTCGCTCATGCAGGACGCGGACGACTCGATTCCGCTGCTCAAGCGACACCCGAACCTGGTGGTGCTGCGGACGTTCTCGAAGGTCTACGGGCTGTGCGGGCTGCGCGTGGGCTACGCGCTCTGCTCCGAGGACTTCCGCATCGGCGTGGACCGGGTACGCCAGCCGTTCACCGTGAACATGCTCGCCCAGGCCGCGGCGGCGGAGGCGATCCTGCACCAGGACGAGGTCGCCCGGCGCGTGGAGCGCACGGCCATCGAGCGGCTGTTCGTGCAGGACGAGCTCGCAGAGCGCGGCCTCAAAGCCACGGAAAGCCATGCGAACTTCTCGTGGGTGTCAATCGGCGATCGCGACGAGGCCGCGGTGATGAGCGGCCTGTCAGAGCGCGGCGTGATCGTGCGCGCGGGCACGGCGCTCGGCGAAAAGGGCCGCCTGAGGGTGACCTACGGGACAAGGCATGAGAACGAGCGCTTCCTCGCCGCGCTCGACGAGGTGCTGGCGGGGCTCTGA
- the aroH gene encoding chorismate mutase, translated as MRLRALRGATTVEENDAGAILEATEELVSTVLERNRLAPEDLVSCIFTCTEDLDAEFPAVAARRIGLNQVPLLCAREIPVPGALPRVIRLMLHCYPAEDVEPQHVYLREAVALRKDLQGAQ; from the coding sequence GTGAGACTGCGAGCGCTCCGAGGCGCAACCACAGTGGAGGAAAACGACGCCGGCGCCATCCTCGAGGCCACCGAGGAGCTGGTGAGCACCGTGCTCGAGCGCAACCGGCTCGCGCCCGAGGATCTCGTGAGCTGCATCTTCACCTGCACCGAGGACCTCGACGCCGAGTTTCCGGCGGTTGCCGCCCGGCGAATCGGGCTGAACCAGGTGCCGCTCCTCTGCGCCCGCGAGATTCCGGTGCCCGGCGCACTCCCGCGGGTGATCAGGCTGATGTTGCACTGCTACCCGGCCGAGGACGTGGAGCCCCAGCACGTCTACCTGCGCGAGGCGGTGGCCCTGCGCAAGGATCTGCAGGGAGCGCAATGA
- a CDS encoding carbon-nitrogen hydrolase family protein, which yields MTRFETVRVAAVQATPVILDADACVEKAISLLERAAEQGVQLAVLPETFVPLYPSNAWARKAASFGGFDELWERLWENSVDVPGAHVDRLTEACRAHSIHCAIGVNEREAERPGSLYNTLLLIGPQGLIWKHRKLMPTHHEKLFHGVGKGDDLQVADTPLGRVGGLICWENRMPLARYAMYRGGPQIWVAPTADDSDVWVANMRHIAVESGAFVVGAPQYIPRSAFPEDFPVELPDRDVFGRGGALIVSPDDGEIIAGPLYDQEGMVVADCDLRVGLRAKRWFDAVGHYAREDVLMPLVPVQTAAPPEHGNGADAV from the coding sequence GTGACCCGCTTCGAGACCGTCCGCGTGGCCGCCGTCCAGGCCACGCCGGTGATCCTTGACGCCGACGCCTGCGTGGAGAAGGCGATCTCACTGCTTGAGAGGGCGGCGGAGCAGGGCGTGCAGCTCGCCGTTCTGCCCGAGACCTTCGTTCCGCTGTATCCGTCGAACGCGTGGGCGCGGAAAGCCGCGAGCTTCGGCGGCTTCGACGAGCTCTGGGAGCGGCTCTGGGAGAACTCGGTGGACGTGCCGGGAGCGCACGTGGACCGCCTGACGGAAGCGTGCCGGGCGCACTCGATCCACTGCGCGATCGGGGTGAACGAGCGCGAGGCCGAGCGGCCCGGCTCGCTCTACAACACGCTGCTCCTCATCGGACCGCAGGGGCTGATCTGGAAGCACCGGAAGCTGATGCCGACCCACCACGAGAAGCTCTTCCACGGAGTTGGCAAGGGGGACGACCTGCAGGTGGCGGACACGCCGCTCGGGCGCGTGGGCGGCCTGATCTGCTGGGAGAACCGCATGCCGCTCGCGCGCTATGCGATGTACCGCGGCGGGCCGCAGATCTGGGTGGCTCCCACGGCGGACGACTCGGACGTGTGGGTGGCCAACATGCGCCACATCGCCGTGGAGTCGGGCGCGTTCGTGGTGGGTGCGCCGCAGTACATTCCCCGCTCCGCGTTCCCGGAGGACTTCCCTGTCGAGCTGCCGGATCGCGACGTGTTCGGCCGCGGTGGCGCGCTGATCGTCTCGCCGGACGACGGCGAGATCATTGCGGGGCCGCTGTATGACCAGGAGGGAATGGTCGTGGCGGACTGCGATCTCAGGGTCGGCCTGCGCGCCAAGCGCTGGTTCGACGCCGTCGGCCACTACGCGCGGGAGGACGTGCTGATGCCGCTCGTGCCGGTGCAAACTGCTGCGCCGCCTGAGCACGGCAACGGCGCCGACGCCGTTTAG
- a CDS encoding GNAT family N-acetyltransferase: MIAVLEEATATYPEWAPAGWTPELSLADSERKLIPERLALPGCWSRVAEGDGQMVGYVILRPAVEHETPDRLIPGLVHLYHLFVRPAWWGRGVATELLSSGLADAVQRGYHSARLWTPRRNVRARAFYRREGWHETGAETYAPQLDLELVEYRRSLLD, encoded by the coding sequence ATGATCGCGGTGCTCGAGGAGGCCACCGCCACCTACCCCGAGTGGGCGCCCGCGGGCTGGACTCCGGAGCTCTCGCTGGCAGACAGCGAGCGCAAGCTGATTCCCGAGCGGCTCGCCCTGCCGGGCTGCTGGAGCAGGGTGGCCGAGGGCGATGGGCAGATGGTGGGTTACGTGATCCTGCGGCCGGCTGTGGAGCACGAGACGCCCGATCGGCTCATCCCGGGACTGGTGCATCTGTACCACCTGTTCGTGCGGCCGGCCTGGTGGGGACGCGGCGTTGCCACCGAGCTGCTCAGCTCCGGTCTGGCCGACGCCGTGCAGCGCGGCTACCACAGCGCGCGCCTCTGGACCCCGCGTCGCAATGTGCGCGCACGGGCCTTCTACCGCCGCGAGGGCTGGCATGAAACCGGCGCCGAGACGTATGCCCCGCAGCTCGACCTCGAGCTCGTGGAGTACCGCCGCTCACTCCTTGACTGA
- a CDS encoding pseudouridine synthase: MRLARYLAHSGAASRRAAEKLIAAGRVTVGGEVVRDPARDVNESSRVALDGRPLAPEPREVYALNKPAGVVSTAKDTHGRRTVTEFVPSERRLYPVGRLDADSTGLILLTNDGDLANTLTHPSFEVEKTYRVRVEPAPVEEPALRTLREGVELEDGRTAPAGVRQVEPGLLEITIHEGRKRQVRRMCEAVGHRVRALERVAFGPLRLEKLPEGEFRRLTPAEVERLRNAPGG; encoded by the coding sequence GTGAGGCTCGCGCGGTACCTCGCTCACTCCGGGGCGGCTTCGCGCCGCGCCGCTGAAAAGCTGATCGCTGCGGGACGCGTGACGGTGGGAGGCGAGGTGGTGCGCGATCCGGCGCGCGACGTCAACGAGTCGAGCCGCGTGGCACTCGACGGGCGGCCGCTCGCGCCGGAGCCCCGCGAGGTGTACGCGCTCAACAAGCCCGCCGGAGTGGTGTCCACGGCGAAGGACACGCACGGCCGCCGCACCGTCACCGAGTTCGTGCCGAGCGAGCGGCGGCTCTATCCGGTGGGACGGCTCGACGCGGACTCCACCGGCCTGATCCTGCTGACCAACGACGGCGACCTCGCCAACACGCTCACCCACCCGAGCTTCGAGGTGGAGAAGACATACAGGGTGCGCGTGGAGCCGGCGCCCGTGGAGGAGCCGGCGCTGCGCACACTGCGCGAGGGCGTGGAGCTCGAGGACGGCCGCACCGCGCCGGCGGGGGTGCGGCAGGTGGAGCCGGGGCTCCTCGAGATCACGATCCACGAGGGCCGCAAGCGCCAGGTCCGCCGCATGTGCGAGGCGGTGGGGCACCGCGTCAGGGCGCTCGAGCGGGTGGCGTTCGGGCCGCTTCGCCTGGAGAAGCTGCCCGAGGGGGAGTTCCGCCGCCTCACTCCCGCCGAGGTGGAGCGACTTCGGAACGCCCCTGGGGGCTAA